ACGTCGTCGATCCACGTCTCCGTCACCGCGTCGTGCGACGGAGGCGCGGCCGTCCGCGCGACGTACGCGCGCGCCAACAGCCGCATCAGGCGGCCGGTCCGGGCGGTGTGCGAGCCCAGCTCGCTGCTGCGTTGGTCGGCGAGCGAGGCCATCGCCACCGTCAGGGCGTCCTGCGAGCGCAGCAGCGCCTCGTGGCGGTCGCGGACCGCGTCGTCGAGGCGCACGTTCTCCTCCGCGAGCCGGCGGTTGCGGTCGGCGAGCCGCGCCGCGATTCCGTCGAGCCCGCGCATCACGACGTCGAGGATCGCGGCGATGCCGAACGCCACCACGGGGGTCCGGATCACCGTCGCCTCGGCGTCGAAGGCCAGCAGGCCCACGAGGGTGCTCGCCAGGAAGCCGGCGGACAGCCACCGCGCGAGCGGCACCCGGAGCAGCAGGTAGGCGATGACGATGCCGGCGGTCACGAACGGCACCGACACGTCGCCGTTGACGCTCAACGCCCCGACGTACAGCGGCAGCGTCGCGACCGCCAGGACCTCCGCGTCGCGGCCCGCCACCTCGTCGCTGCGGCGCGCCCGCCACCAGCCGGCCACGACGACGAGGAGGGTCAGGCTGGGGAACAGGAACAGGATCGGTCGCTGCTCGCCGGCCGGCGCGAGGGCGTTGACGACCAGCATGGCGACCATGACCACCATGCCCATGAGCAGGACCGCCCGGTAGCCCGCCAGGCGGACCGAGCCTGCGCGGTGGGTCCGTGCGTCGGGGTGGGGGTCGTCGGGCGGCGACCCCTCGCGGGGCGCCGCGGCATGCCGGGCCATCGCGTTACCTTACCGCACTCGCGGAGGTCGCCACGGGCACGCGTCTCGACCGCTTCGGCGTCAGGTCGGTTGCAATGATGTGACGTCGTGTGCGGGGGCGGCCCCCCCCGACCCCACCCCACGGGCCCCGTACGCCCGCCGGCGCCGCGCGCGCCGCCCTGCGGTAGCCTCGAACGGGCGCGGCCCGCTCGCGGCCGCCGGGAGGTCCCCGTGCGCAGCGTTCCCGATCCCCCATCCCCCCGCTACGACGTCGCGGCGTGGAGCGTCGCGCAGGGCGCCCCCACCCCCGAGGACGCCGCCCGCGACGCCGCGATCTTCACCGTCGCCAACGGCTACGTCGGCATCCGCGGAGGCCTCGAGGAGGCCGACCCCGACGCCCCCGACCCCGCCCGCGCCGCGACGTTCCTCAACGGCGTCTTCGAACGCTGGACCCCGCACTACCCCGAGGACGCCTACGGCCTCGCGCGCCACGGCCAAACGATGCTCGTCGTCCCCGCCGCCCACCGCGTCGCCCTCCACGTCGACGGCGTCCCCTTGGACGCCCGCGACCCGCGCGCCTCCGACGTCGGCCGCACCCTCGACCTGCGCGCCGGCACCCTCCGGCGACGCTACCGCTGGACGACCGACGACGGCGCCCGCCTCGACGTGCGCACCACCCGCGTCGTCTCCCTCGTCCACCGCCACCGCTTCGCGCTCCGCGTCGAGATCGCCGCCCTCGACCGCGGGCACGACGTCACCCTCGCCGTCGCCCTCGACGGACGCGTCCACAACGCCGCCGGCGGCGACGACCCGCGCGTCGGCAACGCCCTCCGCGGCCAGGTCCTCCAACCGGTCCGCCACGCCGCCACGCCCACCGCCGACGGCCCGCGGTTGGCCCTGCAGATGCGCGCCCCCGCCAGCGGCATGGAGCTCGCCGTCGCCCTCGCCCCCACCCTCCACGCCGGCGGGGCCCCCGACGCGACCTGGACGCACCACGCCGAACCGCTCCGCGTCGCCGCGACCGCCGCCGCCCGCCTGACGCCCGACGCCCCCCTCACGCTGGACGCCCCCGGCGTCTACGTCGACGCCCGCGACGTCGACCCCGACGGCGACCCCTCCGACGCCCTCGCGGCGCGCACCGACGCGGCGCTCTCCGCCGCGACCGCAAACGGCGTCGACGCCCTCCTCGACGCCCAACGGCGCGAACTCGACGCCTTCTGGGCGGACGCCGACGTCGAGATCGAGGGCGACCCTGCCGCCACCCAGGCGCTGCGCTACGGCCTGTTCCAGATGCGCCAGGGCGCCGCCCGCGACGGCCGCGCCAACCTCCCCGCCAAGGCGCTCTCCGGCGAGGGGTACGAGGGCCACACCTTCTGGGACACCGAGGCGTACGCCCTCCCGGTCCTCCAGCACGTCGACCCCGCCGCCGCCCGCGCCCTGCTCGAGAACCGCATCGCGATGCTCGACGCCGCCCGCGCCCGCGCCCAGGCCCTCCACCACCGCGGCGCCCTGTTCGCCTGGCGCACCATCGCCGGCGAGGAGGCCAGCGCCTACTTCCCCGCCGGCAGCGCCCAACGCCACCTCGGCGCCGACGTCGTGCACGCCCTCGCCCAGTACCTCGAGGCGACCGGCGACGACGACCTCCCCTGGGCCGGCGGGGCGGACCTCGCCACCGAGGTCGCGCGCGCCTACCTCTCCCTCGGGCACTGGGGGCGCGACGGGCGCTTCCACCTCTTCACCGTCACCGGCCCCGACGAGTACGCCGCCCTCGTCGACGACAACCACTACACCAACCGCATGGCGCAGCACGCGCTGCGCGTCGCCGCCGACCTCGTCGACCGCCTCGCCGACGCCGACCCCCCGCGCTTCGACGCGCTCGCGACGCGCCTCGCCCTGACCGACGACGAGCCCGCCGCCTGGCGCGCCGCCGCCGACGCGATGCACCTCCCCGTCGACGCCACGACCGGCGTCACCCCGCAGGACGCCCACTTCCTCGACCGGCCCGAATGGCCGTGGGACGACGTCCCCGCCGACCGCTACCCGCTGCTCCTGCACTACCACCCGCTCGACATCTACCGCCACCAGGTCCTCAAGCAGGCCGACGTGCTCCTCGCCCACCTGCAGCTCGGCGGCGTGCGCCGCACGCAACGCCGACGCGACGAGGCGTACTACCTCCCCCGCACCAGCCACGACTCGTCGCTCTCGCCCTTCGCGCACGCCATCCACGCCGCCTGGTTGGGACGGCCCGACGACGCCGCCGCCCTCTACCGCGCCACCGCCCGCACCGACCTCGACGACCTCCACGGCAACACCGCCGACGGCCTCCACCTCGCCGCGATGGCCGGCACCTGGCGCGCCACCCTCGAGGGGTTCGGCGGCCTGACCCGCCACGGCGGCCGCC
Above is a window of Trueperaceae bacterium DNA encoding:
- a CDS encoding HD domain-containing phosphohydrolase encodes the protein MARHAAAPREGSPPDDPHPDARTHRAGSVRLAGYRAVLLMGMVVMVAMLVVNALAPAGEQRPILFLFPSLTLLVVVAGWWRARRSDEVAGRDAEVLAVATLPLYVGALSVNGDVSVPFVTAGIVIAYLLLRVPLARWLSAGFLASTLVGLLAFDAEATVIRTPVVAFGIAAILDVVMRGLDGIAARLADRNRRLAEENVRLDDAVRDRHEALLRSQDALTVAMASLADQRSSELGSHTARTGRLMRLLARAYVARTAAPPSHDAVTETWIDDVSRAAPLHDIGKIGVPDAILKKRDTLTDGEFEAMKAHCRIGRDVIADVRAQVGREIGFLTCAERLVYGHHERFDGGGYPEGLAGEAIPVEARLMAVVDVYDALISERSYKPAMPHDEAATRIRRGAGSHFDPEVVEAFFDVEEAIAATA
- the pgmB gene encoding beta-phosphoglucomutase; amino-acid sequence: MRSVPDPPSPRYDVAAWSVAQGAPTPEDAARDAAIFTVANGYVGIRGGLEEADPDAPDPARAATFLNGVFERWTPHYPEDAYGLARHGQTMLVVPAAHRVALHVDGVPLDARDPRASDVGRTLDLRAGTLRRRYRWTTDDGARLDVRTTRVVSLVHRHRFALRVEIAALDRGHDVTLAVALDGRVHNAAGGDDPRVGNALRGQVLQPVRHAATPTADGPRLALQMRAPASGMELAVALAPTLHAGGAPDATWTHHAEPLRVAATAAARLTPDAPLTLDAPGVYVDARDVDPDGDPSDALAARTDAALSAATANGVDALLDAQRRELDAFWADADVEIEGDPAATQALRYGLFQMRQGAARDGRANLPAKALSGEGYEGHTFWDTEAYALPVLQHVDPAAARALLENRIAMLDAARARAQALHHRGALFAWRTIAGEEASAYFPAGSAQRHLGADVVHALAQYLEATGDDDLPWAGGADLATEVARAYLSLGHWGRDGRFHLFTVTGPDEYAALVDDNHYTNRMAQHALRVAADLVDRLADADPPRFDALATRLALTDDEPAAWRAAADAMHLPVDATTGVTPQDAHFLDRPEWPWDDVPADRYPLLLHYHPLDIYRHQVLKQADVLLAHLQLGGVRRTQRRRDEAYYLPRTSHDSSLSPFAHAIHAAWLGRPDDAAALYRATARTDLDDLHGNTADGLHLAAMAGTWRATLEGFGGLTRHGGRLAFHPRLPRGWEAIRARLRWRGTRLEVRLGRTTTTYRHLDGPDLTLHHRGEPIALPAGAVVERSSRPRLRGVAFDLDGVLTDSAEHHYQAWKALADALGIPFDRAANEALRGVPRMASLDAILARGDRTLDDAEKAALAERKNADYVRRLEAVGPDDLLPGIADLLDALAGAGVRLAVASSSRNAPTLLERLGIADRFDAVVDPATVRFGKPDPEIFEAAADALALDVEDVVGVEDAQAGVAAIRGAGMPAVGVGDATALAAADVVVPDTRHLHLDVLEAAVARRAASGDA